The following are encoded in a window of Vespa crabro chromosome 2, iyVesCrab1.2, whole genome shotgun sequence genomic DNA:
- the LOC124422020 gene encoding zinc finger CCHC-type and RNA-binding motif-containing protein 1-like isoform X3 — protein MKDKITRRSRGVAFVLFLKPEDASSCAKGLNNTQIGGRTIRSSIAVDNGRSTEFIRRRDYPDKSQCYECGEEGHLSYACSHNMLGPREPPQKKVRIRKKTKTSVTHDTSYFDSDSDEGLRRSKKSKNIDNDDTDDNCSEIEMETLSAAIKQEQHLRELEQYKHKVATGQYDEEHTESVVRRKRYKENSYFSDEEDISE, from the exons atgaaagataaaatcaCACGACGTAGTCGTGGGGTTgcatttgtattatttctaaAACCAGAAGATGCTTCTTCGTGTGCAAAAGGTCTCAATAATACACAA ataggTGGACGTACTATAAGAAGTTCTATAGCAGTTGACAATGGACGTAGCACAGAATTTATACGTCGTAGGGACTATCCAGATAAATCCCAATGTTATGAATGTGGAGAGGAAGGGCATTTATCGTATGCCTGTAGTCATAATATGTTGGGACCAAGGGAACCACCACAGAAAAAAgttagaataagaaaaaagactaAAACCTCTGTTACTCATGATACTAGTTATTTTGATAGTGACAGTGATGAAGGCTTAAGGAGgtcaaaaaaatcaaagaatattgataatgatgatactGACGATAATTGTTCAGAAATCGAAATGGAAACATTAAGTGCAGCTATTAAACAGGAG CAACATCTTAGAGAGCTAGAACAATATAAGCATAAGGTGGCAACAGGTCAATATGATGAGGAGCATACTGAATCGGTTGTAAGGCGGAAACGATATAAAGAGAATTCATATTTCAGCGATGAAGAGGATATCAGTGAATGA
- the LOC124422020 gene encoding zinc finger CCHC-type and RNA-binding motif-containing protein 1-like isoform X1, protein MSGGIVPSKSTVYISNLPFSLTNNDIHQLLQSYGKIVKVTIMKDKITRRSRGVAFVLFLKPEDASSCAKGLNNTQIGGRTIRSSIAVDNGRSTEFIRRRDYPDKSQCYECGEEGHLSYACSHNMLGPREPPQKKVRIRKKTKTSVTHDTSYFDSDSDEGLRRSKKSKNIDNDDTDDNCSEIEMETLSAAIKQEQHLRELEQYKHKVATGQYDEEHTESVVRRKRYKENSYFSDEEDISE, encoded by the exons atgagCGGAGGTATAGTGCCTAGTAAATctactgtatatatatcaaatttaccattttcattaacaaataatgatATACATCAACTTTTACAGAGTTACGGAAAGATAGTGAA AGTAACtataatgaaagataaaatcaCACGACGTAGTCGTGGGGTTgcatttgtattatttctaaAACCAGAAGATGCTTCTTCGTGTGCAAAAGGTCTCAATAATACACAA ataggTGGACGTACTATAAGAAGTTCTATAGCAGTTGACAATGGACGTAGCACAGAATTTATACGTCGTAGGGACTATCCAGATAAATCCCAATGTTATGAATGTGGAGAGGAAGGGCATTTATCGTATGCCTGTAGTCATAATATGTTGGGACCAAGGGAACCACCACAGAAAAAAgttagaataagaaaaaagactaAAACCTCTGTTACTCATGATACTAGTTATTTTGATAGTGACAGTGATGAAGGCTTAAGGAGgtcaaaaaaatcaaagaatattgataatgatgatactGACGATAATTGTTCAGAAATCGAAATGGAAACATTAAGTGCAGCTATTAAACAGGAG CAACATCTTAGAGAGCTAGAACAATATAAGCATAAGGTGGCAACAGGTCAATATGATGAGGAGCATACTGAATCGGTTGTAAGGCGGAAACGATATAAAGAGAATTCATATTTCAGCGATGAAGAGGATATCAGTGAATGA
- the LOC124422020 gene encoding zinc finger CCHC-type and RNA-binding motif-containing protein 1-like isoform X2, producing MSGGIVPSKSTVYISNLPFSLTNNDIHQLLQSYGKIVKVTIMKDKITRRSRGVAFVLFLKPEDASSCAKGGRTIRSSIAVDNGRSTEFIRRRDYPDKSQCYECGEEGHLSYACSHNMLGPREPPQKKVRIRKKTKTSVTHDTSYFDSDSDEGLRRSKKSKNIDNDDTDDNCSEIEMETLSAAIKQEQHLRELEQYKHKVATGQYDEEHTESVVRRKRYKENSYFSDEEDISE from the exons atgagCGGAGGTATAGTGCCTAGTAAATctactgtatatatatcaaatttaccattttcattaacaaataatgatATACATCAACTTTTACAGAGTTACGGAAAGATAGTGAA AGTAACtataatgaaagataaaatcaCACGACGTAGTCGTGGGGTTgcatttgtattatttctaaAACCAGAAGATGCTTCTTCGTGTGCAAAAG gTGGACGTACTATAAGAAGTTCTATAGCAGTTGACAATGGACGTAGCACAGAATTTATACGTCGTAGGGACTATCCAGATAAATCCCAATGTTATGAATGTGGAGAGGAAGGGCATTTATCGTATGCCTGTAGTCATAATATGTTGGGACCAAGGGAACCACCACAGAAAAAAgttagaataagaaaaaagactaAAACCTCTGTTACTCATGATACTAGTTATTTTGATAGTGACAGTGATGAAGGCTTAAGGAGgtcaaaaaaatcaaagaatattgataatgatgatactGACGATAATTGTTCAGAAATCGAAATGGAAACATTAAGTGCAGCTATTAAACAGGAG CAACATCTTAGAGAGCTAGAACAATATAAGCATAAGGTGGCAACAGGTCAATATGATGAGGAGCATACTGAATCGGTTGTAAGGCGGAAACGATATAAAGAGAATTCATATTTCAGCGATGAAGAGGATATCAGTGAATGA